The following proteins are encoded in a genomic region of Periophthalmus magnuspinnatus isolate fPerMag1 chromosome 23, fPerMag1.2.pri, whole genome shotgun sequence:
- the lhx5 gene encoding LIM/homeobox protein Lhx5, producing the protein MMVHCAGCERPILDRFLLNVLDRAWHAKCVQCCECNCNLTEKCFSRDGKLYCKMDFFRRFGTKCAGCLQGISPNDLVRKARSKVFHLNCFTCMVCNKQLSTGEELYVIDENKFVCKEDYLTSGAIKEVSLNSVSSCTDRSLSPDLVDPIQDDIKETDNSTSSDKETNNIENEEQSSGAKRRGPRTTIKAKQLETLKAAFVATPKPTRHIREQLAQETGLNMRVIQVWFQNRRSKERRMKQLSALGARRHAFFRGPRRMRPLGGRIEDADILGPGAYSYYGEYQGDYYGAGNNYDFFPHGPPSSQAQSPAESPYILASGPGAMEGSGHHPSDDQRFTDMISHAETPSPEPGLQTVPGEAYGGGPSPPFSLASNSSYSAPMSHQGQEMGETAAW; encoded by the exons ATGATGGTCCATTGTGCCGGCTGTGAGCGGCCCATTTTGGACCGCTTTCTCCTTAATGTGCTGGACAGAGCGTGGCATGCCAAGTGCGTGCAGTGTTGCGAGTGCAACTGCAACCTCACAGAAAAATGCTTCTCCAGAGACGGCAAGCTTTATTGTAAAATGGACTTCTTCAG aCGCTTCGGGACTAAATGCGCAGGCTGTCTTCAGGGTATCTCGCCAAACGACCTTGTGCGTAAAGCGCGAAGCAAAGTGTTTCACCTGAACTGCTTCACGTGTATGGTTTGCAACAAGCAGCTGTCCACGGGAGAAGAGCTGTATGTCATCGATGAAAACAAGTTTGTGTGTAAAGAAGATTATCTGACATCCGGAGCTATCAAGGAGGTCAGCCTTAATTCAG tgtcctcgtGCACGGATAGAAGTTTATCGCCGGATCTAGTGGATCCAATTCAGGATGACATTAAAGAAACGGACAACTCCACGTCCTCGGACAAAGAGACCAACAACATCGAAAACGAAGAGCAGAGTTCTGGGGCAAAGAGGCGCGGTCCGCGGACAACTATCAAGGCCAAGCAGCTCGAGACTCTCAAGGCCGCCTTCGTTGCAACGCCGAAACCCACGCGACACATCCGCGAGCAGCTGGCACAGGAGACGGGCCTGAACATGCGCGTGATCCAG GTTTGGTTTCAGAACAGAAGATCGAAAGAGCGGAGAATGAAGCAGCTGAGTGCCTTGGGGGCCCGGAGGCATGCCTTTTTCCGGGGCCCCAGGCGGATGAGGCCCCTGGGTGGGAGGATAGAGGACGCAGACATTTTGGGACCTGGGGCTTACAGCTATTATGGAG AGTACCAAGGAGACTACTATGGTGCAGGGAATAACTATGATTTCTTCCCACATGGCCCCCCATCATCTCAGGCCCAGTCCCCCGCAGAATCCCCGTACATATTAGCTTCTGGACCAGGGGCCATGGAGGGCTCGGGCCACCACCCTTCAGATGACCAAAGGTTCACAGACATGATCTCCCACGCAGAGACACCCAGTCCAGAGCCCGGTTTACAGACTGTCCCAGGAGAGGCGTACGGAGGAGGACCGAGCCCCCCTTTCTCTTTAGCCAGTAACTCCAGCTACAGTGCACCTATGTCCCACCAAGGCCAGGAGATGGGAGAGACGGCAGCATGGTAG